A genomic stretch from Ureibacillus composti includes:
- the moaC gene encoding cyclic pyranopterin monophosphate synthase MoaC: MNNFTHWNEEGRPKMVDISDKDITQRTAIARSTIILSDEVYQAIQQGGIKKGDPLQVAQIAGIMGAKKTADIIPMCHPIMLQGTDFQFEYTKAEVGYELHIQATVKCSGKTGVEMEALTAASIAALTFYDMCKAVDKNMVIKETYLLQKTGGKSGTFMHK; encoded by the coding sequence ATGAATAATTTTACACACTGGAACGAAGAAGGTCGTCCGAAAATGGTCGACATTTCAGATAAGGATATTACACAACGTACAGCTATCGCTCGTAGTACGATTATTTTATCTGATGAAGTGTATCAAGCTATCCAACAAGGTGGCATAAAAAAAGGTGATCCTTTGCAAGTTGCACAAATTGCAGGGATTATGGGTGCCAAAAAAACAGCAGATATTATCCCGATGTGTCATCCGATCATGCTGCAAGGAACAGATTTCCAATTTGAATATACAAAAGCAGAAGTTGGATATGAACTTCACATACAAGCTACAGTAAAATGCAGTGGCAAAACAGGCGTCGAAATGGAAGCATTAACTGCTGCGAGCATTGCAGCACTGACTTTTTATGATATGTGTAAAGCTGTCGACAAAAATATGGTCATTAAAGAAACCTATCTTCTTCAAAAAACGGGTGGTAAAAGCGGCACCTTTATGCATAAATAA
- the moaA gene encoding GTP 3',8-cyclase MoaA, which produces MSNLQDQLHRPLRDLRISVTDRCNFRCQYCMPEELFGPDFAFLPSDKILSFEEIERLVKIFVSLGVKKVRITGGEPLLRRDLPNLIERIHRIDGVEDIALTTNGTLLKKYANDLAKAGLSRVSVSLDSLNEERFFEMNGHRGKVRTVLEGIEKAAEAGLQVKINMVVQKGVNEHDLISMAEFFKDKKHILRFIEYMDVGNSNGWKMDDVVSKKEMIEQIHQVFPLKPVEPNYQGEVAKRFQYQNEQGEIGIISSVTESFCSSCSRARISAEGKLYTCLFATDGTDLRELLRTGEDDASIIRCISDVWENRTDRYSDERNEQTMEKRKKSKIEMSHIGG; this is translated from the coding sequence ATTAGTAATCTACAAGATCAACTACACAGACCGCTCAGAGATTTAAGGATATCAGTAACAGATCGTTGTAACTTCCGATGTCAATATTGCATGCCAGAAGAACTATTTGGCCCCGACTTTGCCTTTTTGCCGTCTGATAAGATATTGAGTTTTGAAGAAATCGAAAGGTTAGTAAAGATTTTTGTCTCACTAGGTGTGAAAAAAGTTCGTATTACTGGTGGGGAGCCTTTACTGCGTCGAGATTTACCAAATTTAATTGAACGTATTCATCGTATTGATGGAGTAGAAGATATCGCCTTAACAACCAATGGCACATTACTGAAAAAATATGCCAATGATTTGGCAAAAGCAGGATTATCAAGGGTTTCTGTTAGCCTTGATTCACTAAATGAAGAGCGATTTTTTGAGATGAATGGTCATCGTGGTAAAGTGAGAACGGTATTAGAAGGTATTGAAAAAGCTGCAGAAGCAGGCTTGCAGGTAAAAATCAATATGGTAGTTCAAAAAGGTGTTAATGAACATGATCTCATTTCGATGGCAGAATTTTTTAAAGACAAAAAGCATATTCTCCGTTTTATTGAATATATGGATGTAGGTAACTCAAATGGTTGGAAAATGGATGACGTTGTATCGAAGAAAGAAATGATTGAACAAATTCATCAGGTTTTTCCGCTGAAACCAGTTGAACCTAACTATCAAGGGGAAGTAGCGAAGCGTTTTCAATATCAAAACGAACAAGGTGAAATCGGTATCATTTCATCTGTGACAGAATCTTTCTGTTCATCTTGTTCCCGTGCCCGTATTTCAGCTGAAGGGAAATTGTATACTTGCTTATTTGCCACAGATGGAACTGATTTACGGGAATTATTAAGAACTGGGGAAGATGATGCCTCAATTATCAGATGTATTTCTGACGTTTGGGAAAATCGAACTGACCGCTATTCTGATGAACGAAATGAACAGACGATGGAGAAGCGGAAAAAGTCGAAAATCGAAATGTCGCACATCGGTGGTTAA
- the fdhD gene encoding formate dehydrogenase accessory sulfurtransferase FdhD encodes MKNAVTREILRIENNKVKVVEDIVVTEYAVTVKINQQEFVTMVCTPEYVEDMVMGYLASERIIRSFEDIEDIWYQEKEGFVHINTKQVNPLYQKMQNKRFITSCCGMSRQGFVFANDALVSKKMDDIHVRITTDDCFRLMRDMQDSAVTFQETGGVHNAALCDVNGIVLSRMDIGRHNALDKIYGYCIRNNISMQDKIIVFSGRISSEILMKVSKIGCEIVLSKSAPTELALQLAEQLGITTVGFIRQNALNIYTHKERIQLSTNE; translated from the coding sequence ATGAAAAACGCAGTAACTCGAGAGATTCTACGTATTGAAAATAATAAAGTAAAAGTAGTAGAAGATATTGTTGTAACAGAATACGCTGTCACTGTTAAGATTAATCAGCAGGAATTTGTTACAATGGTTTGCACACCCGAGTATGTTGAAGATATGGTAATGGGATATTTAGCTTCAGAACGAATCATTCGCAGTTTTGAAGATATTGAAGATATTTGGTACCAAGAAAAAGAAGGGTTTGTGCATATTAATACGAAGCAAGTCAACCCACTCTACCAAAAAATGCAAAATAAACGATTCATCACTTCATGTTGCGGTATGAGTCGACAAGGGTTTGTTTTTGCTAATGATGCATTAGTATCCAAAAAAATGGATGATATACATGTGCGAATTACTACAGATGATTGTTTTCGTTTAATGCGGGATATGCAAGATTCGGCTGTAACGTTCCAAGAAACTGGTGGGGTTCATAATGCCGCGCTATGTGATGTTAATGGTATTGTGTTAAGTCGCATGGATATTGGACGTCATAATGCACTAGATAAAATATATGGTTATTGCATACGAAATAACATTAGCATGCAAGACAAAATTATCGTATTTAGCGGAAGGATATCGTCCGAAATTTTAATGAAGGTATCAAAAATTGGATGTGAAATTGTTTTATCCAAGTCAGCGCCTACAGAATTAGCATTGCAATTAGCAGAACAACTGGGGATTACAACGGTGGGGTTCATTCGCCAAAATGCATTGAATATTTATACACACAAAGAGCGTATTCAATTATCTACAAACGAATGA
- a CDS encoding DUF2294 domain-containing protein produces MSKKVHEFNDIIRKLRKDLFGKGPERIHTVFVDNMAISTLYGNITPTEKFMSSTSEGARMIHAARTRMIKDLYAEATPEGMEELMGSKLLHLFTDIKIEEDVAISVFIFEEKITE; encoded by the coding sequence ATGTCAAAAAAAGTGCATGAATTTAATGACATTATTCGAAAACTACGCAAAGATTTATTTGGAAAAGGACCTGAGCGTATTCATACGGTTTTTGTAGATAATATGGCCATTTCAACATTGTATGGCAATATAACACCAACCGAAAAGTTTATGTCGAGTACATCAGAAGGCGCAAGAATGATTCATGCTGCACGTACAAGAATGATTAAAGATTTGTATGCGGAAGCAACTCCTGAAGGAATGGAAGAATTAATGGGATCAAAGTTGCTCCATTTATTTACAGATATCAAAATTGAAGAAGATGTTGCAATATCTGTCTTTATTTTTGAAGAAAAAATTACTGAATAG